Part of the Anopheles coluzzii chromosome 3, AcolN3, whole genome shotgun sequence genome is shown below.
cttcgtttagcagacggcaaacgactcatgcattctaaaaatagcaaaaaagctgatggcgctatctgttggtgggatatcccaaccagttgagcttcatcgcttggaggagagctttctcatttcctctgtactgttgtatggtttcgcattgaagttatgcatcgctagaactagaacggcgatactgttgtttaaatactaaactccaatggacaccaccagcactgaagcaagtgagattttaGTAATGGTCGtcggtgttgatacccacgtatcttgACCaccgaccattcatatagatttttgctcagaaagttagaaggctatataggtaaTGATAAgaagaaacttgtcgaaacacattgcaagaaaaggatagcaatataatgatgagttgtaatacgccatctgttgatcaaaccaatgaagctgtggagctttcattttttttctatggatattcaattttccagtcgtttaaacttaatctgtggcgcttgggaagcTTTAACTTATCATCACCTTCTatctttccgagcaaaaatctatgccaaaatgcaacaaattcactaaacgaccactaaatgGGTTCTAACCGACTCAGGTTctcaacctaaacggaatataaaaatatttcgtTTAgaagacggcaaacgactcatgcattctaaaaacaagaaaaagctggtagcgccatctgttggtgggatacccaaccagtcGAGCTTCCTCgtttggaggagagctttgtCATTctctctgtactgttgtatggtttcgcattgaagttatgcatcgctagaactagaacggcgatacgactgttaaaatactaaatggaaaccaccagcactgtagcaagtgagatttgagtaatggtcgttggtgttgatacccacgtatctgaccacacgaccattcatatagatttttactcggaaagttagaaggctatataggtatCATTTGGAATCGCAATCAAAAGGAGATCGTTGAACGAATTCGTAACCAGTGGGACTTTGCGGAGTACAGCGAGCTGGAACTGCACACCATATGCGGCATCATCGAGGTTAATGCGTTCGAGGTGGGCCAGGAACCGACCAAAGCCCGTGCACTCTTCCCCGAGGCGTACCTACTGATGCACGACTGTACACCGAACACTGGCCACACGGATGCACCTCAAACGCACCACCTTACCGTGCGGGTGCTGCGGGACGTTAAGGCGGGTGAGCCACTCACCCAAACCTACGCTCACATCCTGCAGGGTACGCTCAAGCGCAGACAGCACCTGAGGGAGGAAAAGTTCTTCTCGTGCAACTGTCACCGCTGCACCGATCCGTCCGAGCTGGGCACGAACTGTAGCTTGTctatgataagatgaaacttgtcgaaacacattgcaagaaaaggacagcaatataataatgagttataatacgccatctattgaccAAACCAATAAAGCTATGGAGCTATCGTTTTGTTTCGATGGATATtcgattttccagtcgtttaagcttaatctgtggcgcttgggatgggtatcatcaacgtttcaGTGATCGGTATCAGTgatcgtttagtggatttatGGCTCTTATTTATGGTGGATTTATGGTTATTAGTTAAAAACTAATTTCTTTGGTAACTAAATGGGCAGcttataagaaaaaaaataaagtaaaaaaaaaatcattcctttttgttcattttctggaaatttttattaataaaacaaaacctcatCGAACGCTGTTTAACCCTCACACATCTCCCATATTCTTGAGAGCATCCCGGGCCGCCTCCGCTATCCCATGTTCCGGCGTTCCCTCCGGTTCCAGCGCCAAAATCCGTTCACTCTCCTTCAAAAGCCTCTGCACTTCCTTCAACCGACGGCGCAGCTCGGCCCGTTGTATCACACCACCCTGGAACAGCTGGCCGGCCTCTATCAGCAGTGGCACGTGCATCTCGTACATGATCGTACCTCTCAGTCTGCTCAGCCCCGGCTCTAGCTGATCCACTACCTCGAGCAGATCGCGGCAAAGCGTCTCCTTCCTTTTCAGCTGCTCCCGACTCAGCTGCGGTATCAAAAAGCCCTCAATCTTCCCGTACAGCTCGCACAGCGAATGTTTCACCGAGAGCAGTAGGTAGTGATTGTCGTGCAGGACCGCACCCTGCACCCGAAGGAATGTCTCCAGCCCATCCACATCGTTCCCTCCGATCGTTTCGAGCTGTTGGGAGAGCTGTTCGAGCAGCAGTATAACTGCCTCACAGGACATTACGGTGGAACACTGCCGGCAGTGCCATTCCGCTTCCGGGTTGAGCGGATCCGACGGCAGTATGTGTCCCCTTGGGCATTTCTTGCACCGCAGGGCGCTACAGTTCGTGCCCAGCTCGGACGGATCGGTGCAGCGGCGACAGTTGCACGAGAAGAACTTTTCCTCCCTCAGGTGCTGTCTGCGCTTGAGCGTACCCTGCAGGATGTGGGCGTAGGTTAGGGTGAGTGGCTCACCCGCCTTAACGTCCCGCAGCACCCGCACGGTAAGGTGGTGCGTTTGAGGTGCATCCGTGTGGCCAGTGTTCGGTGTACAGTCGTGCATCAGTAGGTACGCCTCGGGGAAGAGTGCACGGGCTTTGGTCGGTTCCTGGCCCACCTCGAACGCATTAACCTCTATGATGCCGCATATGGTGTGCAGTTCCAGCTCGCTGTACTCCGCAAAGCCCCACTGGTTACGAATTCGCTCAACGATCTCCTTTTGATTGCGATTCCAAAGTTTCGGTATATGTTGCCGTACGTCGTTCAGCGGATCCATACCAAGCAGACGATCGTACTGCGACCGATCGACGGTTTTCAGTAGCATACAGCGAAGGGTTAGGATGGCTTCGTACATCAGCTTCACCTGGGCGGCAGTGGACGTTTGAAGGTGCTTGTGGACTGCTTTGTCGCGTAGGGGAATGCATTCCAGCTGCCGGTGAGTTCCTGCCGGGGCGAGTCCATGACAGCTCGGAGAGCATATTCGCCAGTTACAGATCTCACATCTAGAGGttgataaaataattaaatagtAGTACACAGAGCTGAATGATGTCTAGATGCACCTTACCTATACACAACACTTCCCGGCTGGAAGGCACTGTGGCAACCCAGACAGACGGGTTCCGTTTCTGCACATGGGCCCACAACGAAGGGAGGTGTTTCGATGATGACGTCACCAGCTTTTAGATCTCTCGCAGCCACAATATACCTTTAAAGCAGTCAATGAAAGGTATTTAAAGCTAATCTTTAGTTACTCTAAgcataaaacagcaaaacatacCTTCCAACTTGCTCAGAGCGTTTCACTAAGTAAGGTTTACTGGATTCCAGTTGGACTTCCGCTACTGGTTGGCGATCGTGTTCTGAGCAGGGGTTGATATTTTCCTTCGAATGGTTCGACCTTGGTGGATCatatttcttttgtttctgtaaataaaacaaaaaaaaaaggaacacagTTGTTGAAAATAACTGGAAATGGAACggaaataattttaacaattttaattaacaattatttttcatacattCATACATTCTCCGTTCAAAATACACCAGAGAATGTACGGAAACTCCAGAGTCTGAACAGAACCCCATAGCAACACACCTTCCCACATTCCCCCCCTATGCTTTGGGCTGTAAATGCCGAATCAACTCGcctattttcttttccacttATAGCAAATTCACTgaacaaacgaaaacattcCAAATTATGGATGCACCGCACCGTAGCGCAGCGCCTGTTTACAGAGTTAATTAATTGCGTCCTCGCCTCTGTGTTCTGGGGATACGGCCGGGGGGGGCGACCATATTATGCGTGCTTGCATGCAGCGCTACCCTTTTCATTGATTATTAACGAAAAGTGGTGTGTTGTTGCCAGAAGCTGGAAGTTGCATCACTGTATGCATTTATGCAAGGGGCGCGCTCCATGTTATCTTCCATGTTAAAATTTAACCCACCCGGCCCGGTGttgctttcatttcttttagcctttaattttttgctcaattttcatgcggtaacaacgataataaggGAGTGATcaatcgaaaagaaaaaaaccgacTGTCTGAAAGGGTGGAAGCGGTGTTCCGAGAACTTCCGATGTTCCCGAGTTTTGGATGATGCAACGCTCTCGTACGCTTTAcggtttaatgtttaattatttttaaaaccgagCAATATCGGGGCAAAGGTTTCGCGGCGTGCAAACTCAGACACAGGCGTGAGAATGATTTTCCATTCGTATGATGAATGGTTAATCAAATGGTAGCCCGGATTGGTTTTGAGCAGCCTCTTTCGGAAGCATGGTTTGGGTGGAAAAAGCGACGGGGGCAGAAGGTGGTTTGAAGTGTTTGAGGTCTGAATGATTCATCGTTAGTTGAAAGCTGTCGCAATTGAATGTCATAAAGCGTATTCTTTCATCTTTTAAAAATACTATAAAATCATTCAATTCAGTAGGTCCATTGGGtcagaaagaaagaacgatGGTAAATTGCTGAGGTAGGTAGTGCCAACCCGCACAATTGCTATGACTTAATTGTGGAAAGAATGTAATTTTTGTAGGGTTTATATATAATAAAAGTTAAGCCAAATTACTCTTGATAGTAAAACATAATTATGTTCATATGTGAACTTTATACAGCAATCAttcaaatcaatcaaatcaCTGAAGAGCACGGACAAATATACCTTTTTCCGGTTTGAAATTCACGACTGGCCTACACAAGATGCACTTAAATACGCTTAGAGCTGCTTGCCAATCTCCCGGTATGTGTGTATAGTgtgcataaaaataaacaatcacaCAGGGCACACCTGTTAGCGTTTTCTCGCCAGCTGAAACTGTTGTGAATGctcagaaaacaaaacactacaaaaacattaaaatattctacaccaccaccaacaagaGTAACAAAAACTCGTCAAACAGCACGCGAAATAGCACATTATTATCTCATCTTTCTGCGCATTGTaccagcgcgcgcgtgttCGTGTGTCGACTGTGACAATCTGATGTGaacaagagcaaaaaaaaagaaatactcTTAGTGAGCTTGTTCGCGTGCCCTCCGCTCACAGCGCTACACGGTTCAACGGGGGATGATCGCTTTTCTGCGAAAATGCCACTAAATAGTTGTCGTGCAGCTTCGATCAATTGGGTGGGAGGGAAATGTGTGGTGCGGTTTTGCGCAACCCGAGCGGAGATATTTTATAATTAACTAAATAATTGTCGGCATGCGTCAACCGAGACACAAACTCAGATACACACACGTAGGGAAGAtagagggagggggggaacGGACTAGATTGTTCATCCCGAGGCGATTTGAGCCGCCGAGCTGTGACTGTCTTCGTGCTGGGTAATGTAGCGTGAAGTGGGAATAGCGTTGAGCGTTGTTGAACGGGGAACGATGCACTTGTGGTTGACGTCGTGAGCACGGGATTGTCTTTCAACACCCGTTGCCGGCGGGTGGTGGTTTTCTGTCTGTCTTGATTGTGGAAGCAATGTGTTGTGCTGTTTAAATGGTATATTTTCATAGCATTAGCTGAAGGTTTGAGCACGCAACTAAGAGACTGGAGTGCTACACATCGCTCCATCAGTAAATGCATTTTAAAGTTATAGTAAATTGATTAACGTTGttcaaacaaattgaaatgatTTAAGACTTTCTAGTAAATCATTGTTAcctaaatatacaaaaaagtaTAGAAATTATTTTAGTTCACGTCAGTGGTGTGAACCACCAGGCTTCTCCATTGAACCGGGTTAATAGCAAATTTGTACTTTTTCCATCATTTTTACGTGAGTTTACAACACTGATTCGGTCAATCATTAAGAATGACTTAACCTGATTGATTGAGATATTGCAAAGCTAatattttatatgaattatttaaaaaaagtgaacAAACGACCAGGCTTCTCCATTGTATGATATAGCCATGCAAAGTGAAAATTTCTCGTTTATCGTTGATTGAATGGTTaacacttaaaaataaaataaaaattaatgaagaAATATACCTTTACGGTACAATATGTAtcgtatttaaaataattacaatttaggatgtatttttcttttcggaCATCAAGTAAACAACCAGGCTTCTCCATGGCCCCTGTACAGCATCATGAATGACACATAAATACAGTCATGAAATATCTTCACACAGATACAAAAAATCTGTGATTTCTCAAAAAGGTAGACAGTTTGAAATATTGAACAATGCCTATGGAAAATCGCGATTGCAattattttagaaaatatgataatttaaatagtttttcgCAGTTCGTGGAACAATAATTGGTTCAATGATCCTTCGTAGTTTATAGTTGAATAAAAAagttaaattataaaattatggAAAGAGAGTTCAGCTTAGCCTAATGATCGAAATTAGCTGATTTAGGAAGtcaaaaaaatcgattttatacattttttctaaattttgaTTAGTTATTATTAGTTATTAAAAAGCCACAAGCTAACAGATTGCATTTAGGTGAGATGTAGCTGGCGTGAGTTTCTAGTTGAAGTATATTTAATCAcaatgaaataatgaaaatccAATGAAGGTACGAAGTGAACTCTTATgaaattaacaaaaacttaattatttgttatttaatatTAGATTAATAGTAtatttcattttgatgaacactagaaaaactgcaataattATCCAATTAAATCCACTATCAAGTTCAATGAACACTGTAttgttaagtgttttttacataCAAGAAGAACGATTTCATTGCTTAGGTCTCGTTGTACACTTATAAACGTTATTCTgtataatcaaatcaaaaataTAACATATAAACATCACATACGCCAATAATTTTTGTAAAACTTAAATACACTTGTGTTTTTGAACAGATATTTTTCCCCTAAATATTTACCTTTTTCTTGTGATGAGACGGCATTTTCACTGCTCAAACTAATCAACTTTACTTTAAATCTGGCTCTGGAGCTACACGAGGAAATGCAAAGCTTTAAACGGATTCACTTCGATCAGTCACCAACGCTTCACTATCGAGAGCGCAAACCCCGATCGCTCCGGTATTTCTTGCTTGCGTAGCACGTGTGCGCATTCActagtgcgtgtgtgtatgggtcTGCCTTTCACGACAAATTTCACTCTCGTCTGTCACCGAGCAGCCGGGATGGTCCAACGTACCGAATCGCTACACCGGGTGTTGTGTGCCACCATGGGCGACGCGTCGAACTCGGTCGCCGGAATCGGTCGGTTGGGGCGCTTATTTTTAGAACCACAAATCAACGGGCCGCACAAAGTTACACGCCGTTCCTTTCTATCGCACCGCTGTTTTATGGGACTTTTTTGTCGGCTTTTTTctagttttgctttcttttcgatCTGCTTGATCGAGCGGAAGATCACCCCGATCTCTTTCGCATCGGAAACGGTTTCGGTTGAAATGTGAGACAAACCTCAAGCAGCTCGTTTCCAGCGCGGAacagttatttatttatttattatgatCTCCCGTACGGTCTGGAGGAGGAGGGAAACCACCTGGCGTAGCTCTGCGggagggagtgtgtgtgtgatgttaaCACTGCACCAGATGTTACCGATCACCGTGTACGTCTTTTCACGGCCACAGCGGACAAACGGCACGATGTGCAACTTGTTGCTTCAGCCATGTCGCCTTTTGacacatcgacacacacacacacacacacacacttgggtATACGCGTGACGTACGGTCAAATTCACCGTGACAAATGACGGACCGATTGGGAAGGGAGATGTAGGAGAACGCTGACAAGGGTCACTGATTTGAAGTGACTTTTCTAAGCGTACGTGCGTGCGCGAAGTCGCTAGCAACCCGAGCCGCGTCTGTCAAACAGTCAATTAAACGTAGCCCGAGGGGTGCGTGGGGCCACCGAGCGCAACACTGTCTTGATGCTAATTTTACTCTCAATCAAAACGGTTAACTCAAACccggaaaaagcaaaaaaaaaaaaaaaaaaaccagcgcCTTTGTACGAAGTTTGCTTCCCCGTTCCTTATTGTTTTCTAATGCGCGAAACTCTCGCTCACGCTGACATGTGTCAGTTGCACAGTCTCAagccttttgttttgctggcaCACAAAACGAGCACAAACCTTTCACTCACTCGATTGACTAAAAACCCCCTTTTTTTACCCTACATTTGGTGACACTTTTCTTAGCGAACAAAATGTAACACTTCACGCGCGTCTATTCACGTGCGCAGCTACGGGTGTGCGACAACCGACGGCTTCTAAGCGATGGTTCGTACTGATTGGTGCGTTCGCGTCGTGAAGCTGCATTTGAAACGGAACGAACGAACGCGGGCTAGCAGCAATGGGCAGGCGGGTTTGGTTTCGTAaagccaaaaacaaataacatcATCCACAGGTCCATCGAATCTGTtgtatggtgtgtgtgtgtgtgttattctGTATGTGTTTATGTCGCTTGAGGCGCAACGTTGTACTTTTGCCACAAATTGGCACGAGCGCAAACAGTCGGCAGAGGGTAAGTCTTGGTCATAAATTATCTCAAGTAACacagaaaatgtgtttaagCATAATTGCGATGTACCAACGGGTACGACCATTCTATGATTGCATAATTTAACTGTGTTTGATGGAGAATTAATCTTATTAAAGCTTTCTAGGTATATATTATATCTAGGCTTTCTAGGTATTTCTAGCACTATAATGTAGTGTTGGTATTTGCAATATACGCCCAGATGTATGCAATGAAGCGAATGAAAAGGGAATTAAAAAGTAAGCTGCATTGGAGTACTTTTGTCATACATATTGCATATATTTCGgcgttttaaaacaatttgaatttttatataaattatttaagtatTACATAACTAGTACATAACTAGGCTCAAATAtaatatatgaaaaaaaaaacacattactATTAACAAAATTATAACAGTAAATAGTTATTAACTTTGTAAGTGGAAACAGGCTTGGTCAATTAATTGAATTCTAGCAAAAGCACTTACGCTTtaccatttatttatttaaagttaaaaaaagaactaaTAAAAGAGAAATATAAAACAGAAATTTGAGAAAttgagaaataaaacaaaaccaacaaaaatgcgtttactaaaaaaaaatggaatggatttttttctttccccaaATAAAACCATATCTACAAACAATAAAAGCGTACCATAAATCGATGCAGTTGGGTTCGTTCAAACAGACCAACcgaatttaaacaaaaccataCCACCGCACatgatgcgtgtgtgtgtgcgtgtgaagaGACCTCTGTAAATAATTACTTCATTTTCCAACGCTATCCTTCATTCGAGTGGAACGCATGCAATCAGCACCCCTTCCTTCCTACCCTCCTGCAAGTCCCTCCGGGAGCGGGaggaaatgaaaatcaaaAGTACAATTATAAATGTGATGAATGGGTGTTTACGAGGGAAGGTGCGCGGAAGGAGTTGGTGGGGGAGAGAAGAAAGCGCAGGAGGAAATACAACGTCGTGTGGCAAATGCGTTTACGGTTCGGCCACATGGCCAAAGATTTCAATATGGACAGCTCATTGCCTGTTTCATTCGTGCGCAACATGCACAAGCAAGCAGcacaccctcacacacacatgcagaaTGATGTTGGAACGAGGGCGGCTTTGAAAGTCTTAGCGCACCCGGTCTGAAGGAAATTGaagtgggtgggtggtggatTGAAAACGTCGTCGTTGGCAACACGATGCTGACGGGGGTTGGAGGGAGTGGATGGATGTGCAGAGGaaac
Proteins encoded:
- the LOC125907357 gene encoding SET domain-containing protein SmydA-8-like, which codes for MSKEIVERIRNQWDFAEYSELELHTICGIIEVNAFEVGQEPTKARALFPEAYLLMHDCTPNTGHTDAPQTHHLTVRVLRDVKAGEPLTQTYAHILQGTLKRRQHLREEKFFSCNCHRCTDPSELGTNCSLSMIR
- the LOC120958822 gene encoding SET domain-containing protein SmydA-8 translates to MPSHHKKKKQKKYDPPRSNHSKENINPCSEHDRQPVAEVQLESSKPYLVKRSEQVGRYIVAARDLKAGDVIIETPPFVVGPCAETEPVCLGCHSAFQPGSVVYRCEICNWRICSPSCHGLAPAGTHRQLECIPLRDKAVHKHLQTSTAAQVKLMYEAILTLRCMLLKTVDRSQYDRLLGMDPLNDVRQHIPKLWNRNQKEIVERIRNQWGFAEYSELELHTICGIIEVNAFEVGQEPTKARALFPEAYLLMHDCTPNTGHTDAPQTHHLTVRVLRDVKAGEPLTLTYAHILQGTLKRRQHLREEKFFSCNCRRCTDPSELGTNCSALRCKKCPRGHILPSDPLNPEAEWHCRQCSTVMSCEAVILLLEQLSQQLETIGGNDVDGLETFLRVQGAVLHDNHYLLLSVKHSLCELYGKIEGFLIPQLSREQLKRKETLCRDLLEVVDQLEPGLSRLRGTIMYEMHVPLLIEAGQLFQGGVIQRAELRRRLKEVQRLLKESERILALEPEGTPEHGIAEAARDALKNMGDV